The following coding sequences lie in one Haladaptatus sp. DJG-WS-42 genomic window:
- a CDS encoding acyl-CoA carboxylase subunit beta, whose product MTMDEKISELREKHEEALLGGGEDRIEAQHEKGKMTARERIDYFLDEDTFTEFDQLRTHRSHNFGMEEEQIPGDGVVTGYGEVDGRTVFVFAHDFTVFGGSLGEVFAEKVVKVMDKAMEVGAPIIGLNDSAGARIQEGVVSLAGYADIFHRNQQASGVIPQISAIMGPCAGGAVYSPAITDFILMVEDTSHMMITGPEVIKTVTGEDITMEELGGAKTHNTKSGVAQFSTADEEEALDDICRLLSYMPSNNVEDPPRVEPWDDPERRDDELKEVVPDQPQKPYDIVNVIDRVMDEGSFFEVAEKYARNIVIGFARLDGHAVGVVANQPKINAGTLDIESSLKGSRFVRFCDAFNIPLVTFVDVPGFMPGTDQEHGGIIKHGAKLLYAYSEATVPLLTVITRKAYGGAYDVMASKHLGADVNYAWPTAELAVMGPQGAVNILYRKELANAENVEEKRQELIDEYRDAFANPYEAAEKGYVDDVIEPQETRPRLINDLKMLRTKRKSQPDRKHGNIPL is encoded by the coding sequence ATGACGATGGACGAGAAGATCTCTGAGTTACGCGAGAAACACGAGGAAGCGCTCCTCGGCGGCGGCGAAGACCGAATCGAAGCCCAACACGAGAAGGGGAAGATGACGGCGCGCGAGCGCATCGACTACTTCCTCGATGAGGACACCTTCACCGAGTTTGACCAGCTTCGCACCCACCGGTCGCACAACTTCGGGATGGAAGAAGAGCAGATTCCCGGCGACGGCGTCGTGACGGGCTACGGCGAGGTCGACGGACGCACCGTCTTCGTGTTCGCCCACGACTTCACCGTCTTCGGCGGCTCGCTCGGTGAAGTGTTCGCAGAGAAAGTCGTGAAAGTGATGGACAAAGCCATGGAAGTCGGCGCGCCCATCATCGGCTTGAACGACTCCGCAGGCGCCCGGATTCAGGAAGGCGTCGTCTCGCTCGCGGGCTACGCGGACATCTTCCACCGCAACCAGCAAGCCTCCGGTGTCATCCCGCAGATTTCGGCAATCATGGGGCCGTGTGCGGGCGGTGCGGTGTACTCCCCTGCTATCACGGACTTCATCCTGATGGTCGAAGACACGAGCCACATGATGATTACCGGCCCCGAGGTCATCAAGACCGTCACGGGCGAGGACATCACCATGGAGGAACTCGGTGGCGCGAAAACCCACAACACGAAAAGTGGCGTCGCCCAGTTCTCGACGGCCGATGAGGAAGAAGCCCTCGACGACATCTGTCGCCTGCTTTCGTACATGCCGTCGAACAACGTCGAAGACCCACCGCGCGTCGAGCCGTGGGACGACCCAGAGCGCCGCGACGACGAGCTCAAAGAGGTCGTTCCCGACCAGCCACAGAAGCCCTACGACATCGTGAACGTCATCGACCGGGTGATGGACGAGGGCTCCTTTTTCGAGGTCGCAGAGAAGTACGCCCGCAACATCGTCATCGGCTTCGCCCGACTCGACGGCCACGCCGTCGGCGTCGTCGCCAACCAGCCGAAAATCAACGCCGGGACGTTGGACATCGAATCCAGCCTCAAAGGCTCCCGATTCGTGCGCTTTTGTGACGCCTTCAACATCCCACTCGTCACCTTCGTGGACGTGCCCGGATTCATGCCGGGAACCGACCAAGAACACGGCGGCATCATCAAACACGGTGCGAAACTCCTCTACGCCTATTCGGAAGCCACCGTCCCGCTCTTGACCGTCATCACGCGCAAAGCCTACGGCGGCGCGTACGACGTGATGGCCTCGAAGCACCTCGGCGCGGACGTGAACTACGCCTGGCCAACCGCCGAACTCGCCGTGATGGGGCCACAGGGCGCGGTGAACATCCTCTACCGCAAGGAACTCGCAAACGCAGAGAACGTCGAAGAAAAGCGCCAAGAACTCATCGATGAGTACCGCGACGCCTTCGCCAACCCATACGAGGCCGCAGAGAAGGGCTACGTTGACGACGTGATTGAGCCACAGGAAACGCGCCCACGGCTCATCAACGACCTCAAGATGCTCCGGACGAAGCGCAAGAGTCAGCCAGACCGCAAACACGGCAACATCCCGCTCTGA
- a CDS encoding sodium-dependent transporter, which translates to MTRETWATQIGFILAAVGSAVGLGNIWRFPWITAENGGSAFLIVYLGIVFAVGVPGLLGEFVIGRRAKRNPVGAMRELSGSRAWEFVGGFSVITAVVLLSFYSVVGGWILRYLVASPTGAYFGAPGAFYESISFGTTGAVGFGLLFLVLTALIVFAGIRKGIEMATKVMMPAIVILLIAFAIWAFFQPNAAEGYDFYLGADWTYLSENFLSILPAAAGQALFTLSVGAGTMITYASYLGEDRSLPFDGSAIAVLNTFVGVLAGLVVFPLLFSFAPEMAAQSGPGALFIGIAGAFANLPPVAGFEIGALVATLFFGVVALAALSSSISMLEIPVSFLVDEFGVERSTATGGLLVFVSAIMAVNALRPAVFGFIAGTLVDLMLTAGILAFLLFVGWVLGRDAATEFAKGASDFGKSLATPWLFAAGVVLPLFLVFTLLTGIFGALSLTGSVETWMTLLLSVVIGLVAFVGLRRPTSVL; encoded by the coding sequence ATGACACGAGAAACCTGGGCAACCCAAATTGGGTTCATTCTCGCGGCCGTCGGCAGCGCCGTTGGACTCGGTAACATCTGGCGATTTCCGTGGATAACCGCGGAAAACGGCGGCAGTGCATTCCTCATCGTCTATCTCGGTATCGTCTTCGCCGTGGGCGTCCCCGGCCTGCTTGGGGAGTTCGTCATCGGTCGGCGCGCAAAACGCAACCCCGTTGGCGCAATGCGAGAGCTCTCCGGCTCACGGGCGTGGGAGTTTGTCGGCGGCTTCAGCGTCATCACCGCCGTCGTCCTCCTTTCGTTTTACAGCGTGGTCGGCGGGTGGATTCTCCGCTACCTCGTCGCGAGTCCGACCGGCGCGTACTTCGGTGCACCCGGCGCGTTCTACGAGTCCATCTCCTTCGGGACGACCGGAGCCGTCGGCTTTGGCCTGCTGTTTCTCGTCTTGACGGCACTCATCGTCTTCGCGGGCATCCGCAAGGGCATCGAAATGGCGACGAAGGTGATGATGCCCGCCATCGTCATCCTGCTCATCGCCTTCGCCATCTGGGCGTTCTTCCAGCCAAACGCCGCAGAAGGCTACGACTTCTACCTCGGCGCTGACTGGACGTACCTCAGCGAAAACTTCCTCAGCATTCTCCCCGCCGCCGCCGGACAGGCGCTGTTCACCCTCTCCGTGGGCGCGGGGACGATGATCACCTACGCTTCGTACCTCGGTGAAGACCGCTCGCTCCCGTTCGATGGCTCCGCGATTGCGGTGCTCAACACCTTTGTCGGCGTTCTCGCTGGCCTCGTCGTCTTCCCGCTCCTGTTCAGCTTCGCCCCTGAAATGGCAGCACAAAGCGGCCCCGGCGCGCTGTTCATCGGCATCGCCGGTGCGTTCGCCAACCTCCCGCCAGTCGCTGGCTTCGAGATTGGCGCGCTCGTTGCGACGCTCTTTTTCGGCGTCGTCGCGCTCGCGGCGCTGTCGAGTTCCATCAGCATGCTCGAAATCCCCGTCTCGTTCCTCGTTGACGAGTTCGGTGTCGAACGCTCTACCGCAACCGGCGGCCTGCTCGTATTCGTGTCGGCCATCATGGCCGTCAACGCACTTCGACCCGCTGTGTTCGGCTTCATCGCCGGAACGCTCGTTGACCTGATGCTCACCGCCGGGATTCTCGCGTTCTTGCTGTTCGTTGGCTGGGTGCTCGGGCGCGACGCCGCAACCGAGTTCGCAAAGGGTGCGTCCGACTTCGGCAAATCGCTCGCCACGCCGTGGCTGTTCGCCGCAGGCGTCGTGTTGCCGCTGTTCTTGGTGTTCACGCTCCTGACCGGCATCTTCGGGGCACTCAGTCTCACCGGCTCCGTCGAGACGTGGATGACCCTCCTTCTCAGCGTCGTCATCGGTCTCGTGGCCTTCGTTGGCCTGCGCAGACCGACCTCGGTGCTGTAA
- a CDS encoding sodium-dependent transporter, with product MSDRETWATRMGFILAAVGSAVGLGNLWQFPFKTATNGGAAFLVVYIGAAIAIGFPAMLAEFVIGRRTNLNTISAFKKLGFKNWRIVGALGLFTGFWILSYYSVVGGWVLRYIGGSATGAYFGAPGEYFGAISAGPEALALHAVFMAITIGIVAFGIEGGIEKATKLMVPSIALILVGLAGFAYVNNPSAAMDAYGYFLNPDLSVVRANFTEIVPFAVGQAFFSLSLGMGAMITYASYLGNDDNLAKDGLMIVFLNSLVGILAGLVVFPLLFAQGIDPNTSGPGALFVAVASAFADLGGLGRIVGVIFFGVVLIAALSSAISLLEVVVAYIVDHYDVGRKPAALSVGGIIFALGIPSALDIAWLGWFDTLAYKFLLPFGVLLLLFFVGWVLGGDASRELLKGMQNRTTFSTTWLWTVRTVVLLGVIVTLGFGIQTLMEEGIMPPL from the coding sequence ATGAGTGACAGAGAGACATGGGCAACGCGGATGGGATTTATCCTCGCGGCCGTCGGCAGTGCCGTCGGCCTCGGGAACCTCTGGCAGTTCCCGTTCAAGACGGCGACCAACGGCGGGGCTGCGTTCCTCGTCGTCTACATCGGCGCGGCCATCGCCATCGGCTTCCCGGCGATGCTCGCGGAGTTCGTCATCGGCCGACGAACCAACCTCAACACGATTAGCGCGTTCAAGAAACTCGGCTTCAAAAATTGGCGTATCGTCGGTGCGCTCGGCCTCTTCACTGGCTTCTGGATTCTTTCATACTACTCCGTCGTCGGCGGCTGGGTGCTTCGATACATCGGCGGCAGCGCCACGGGCGCGTACTTCGGTGCACCCGGTGAGTACTTCGGAGCCATCTCTGCTGGGCCTGAAGCGCTCGCGCTCCACGCCGTGTTCATGGCCATCACCATCGGCATCGTCGCCTTCGGTATCGAGGGCGGTATCGAGAAAGCCACGAAGCTGATGGTTCCCTCGATTGCGCTCATCCTCGTCGGCCTCGCTGGCTTCGCGTACGTCAACAACCCGAGCGCCGCGATGGACGCTTACGGCTACTTCCTCAACCCGGATTTGAGCGTCGTCCGCGCCAACTTCACGGAAATCGTGCCGTTCGCCGTCGGGCAGGCGTTCTTCTCGCTCTCGCTCGGCATGGGCGCAATGATCACCTATGCCTCGTACCTCGGCAACGACGACAACCTCGCCAAAGACGGGCTCATGATTGTCTTCTTGAACTCGCTCGTTGGTATTCTCGCCGGCCTCGTCGTGTTCCCGCTCCTGTTCGCACAGGGTATCGACCCGAACACGAGCGGTCCCGGCGCGCTGTTCGTCGCCGTGGCGAGCGCCTTTGCAGACCTCGGTGGACTCGGCCGAATCGTCGGCGTCATCTTCTTCGGCGTCGTGCTCATCGCCGCGCTCTCCTCGGCTATCAGCCTCCTCGAAGTGGTCGTCGCGTACATTGTTGACCACTACGACGTTGGCCGCAAGCCTGCCGCGCTCAGCGTCGGTGGCATCATCTTCGCCCTCGGCATCCCGTCCGCGCTCGACATCGCGTGGCTCGGCTGGTTCGACACGCTTGCCTACAAGTTCCTCCTGCCGTTCGGCGTCCTCTTGCTCCTGTTCTTCGTGGGCTGGGTTCTCGGTGGCGACGCAAGTCGAGAGCTCCTCAAGGGCATGCAAAATCGGACGACGTTCAGCACGACCTGGCTGTGGACGGTTCGAACGGTTGTTCTCCTCGGCGTCATCGTGACCCTCGGTTTCGGTATCCAGACGCTGATGGAAGAGGGTATCATGCCGCCGCTCTAA
- a CDS encoding SDR family oxidoreductase: MSVEFDFSGKVVVVTGASGALGSTVANEFAKAGATVCAADVVEPESGTLTAGVHFYEGDFTDEAEVESTFEKIVADHGQLDALVNIAGTWKGGTPIDETEVGTFDMLFNVNLKTMFLASKHAIPHLKETKGAIVSTSARASLEGGKGDGPYRAAKAGVRLLTETIAEENNGVVRANAIMPSVIDTPQNREAMPDSDHDTWVKPAEIARVIMFLCSDAADVTSGAAVPVYGEA, encoded by the coding sequence ATGAGTGTCGAGTTCGATTTCTCGGGGAAGGTGGTTGTCGTGACTGGCGCGAGCGGCGCGCTCGGAAGCACCGTCGCAAACGAGTTCGCCAAAGCCGGAGCCACTGTCTGCGCGGCGGACGTGGTGGAACCGGAGTCTGGCACGCTCACCGCGGGCGTCCACTTCTACGAGGGTGATTTCACGGACGAAGCAGAAGTCGAATCCACGTTCGAGAAAATCGTCGCAGACCACGGGCAACTCGACGCGCTCGTGAACATCGCGGGGACGTGGAAAGGCGGGACACCCATCGACGAAACCGAGGTGGGCACCTTCGACATGCTGTTCAACGTCAACCTGAAAACGATGTTCCTCGCGAGCAAGCACGCCATTCCCCACCTCAAAGAGACGAAAGGCGCAATCGTCTCCACGAGCGCCCGCGCCTCGCTTGAAGGTGGGAAAGGCGACGGTCCCTACCGCGCCGCGAAAGCCGGCGTTCGCCTGCTCACCGAGACGATTGCCGAGGAAAACAACGGAGTGGTGCGAGCAAACGCCATCATGCCAAGCGTCATCGACACGCCGCAAAACCGCGAGGCGATGCCAGACTCCGACCACGACACGTGGGTCAAACCAGCCGAGATCGCGCGCGTCATCATGTTCCTCTGTAGCGACGCCGCGGACGTGACGAGCGGGGCGGCGGTGCCGGTGTACGGCGAGGCCTGA
- a CDS encoding NADPH:quinone reductase, which produces MRAVRYHEHGGSDVLQTEEVMRPEPDKGELLVAVHAAGINPVDTYFREGAYKPGSLPWVPGSDVAGVVTAVGDGVTEYSAGDEIYATALGNWVQGTCAEYVAVPTELAAPLPESVSFEEAAGAALVGVTAWQSLIATASLEPAETVLIHGGSGGVGHMAVQIASATGARVVTTASPKYHGTLEELGADVVLDYARDDLQDAIEGAGRPDVILDHRLDEYLPLDCEVAAKGARIVAIGNEDPEATFPSVPAARAKALSVHHVSMFNTPDIGAVLARLGTLMDDGALTPLVHETYALDEVAAAHDAVLAESFLGKLVVTP; this is translated from the coding sequence ATGCGCGCTGTACGTTACCACGAACACGGTGGGTCGGATGTGCTCCAGACAGAGGAAGTCATGCGCCCCGAACCCGACAAAGGAGAACTGCTCGTCGCCGTCCACGCCGCCGGCATCAACCCGGTGGACACCTACTTCCGCGAGGGGGCGTACAAGCCCGGCTCGCTCCCGTGGGTTCCCGGCTCTGACGTGGCGGGCGTCGTCACCGCAGTCGGTGACGGCGTCACCGAATATAGTGCAGGCGACGAAATCTACGCCACCGCCCTCGGCAATTGGGTGCAAGGCACCTGTGCCGAGTACGTCGCCGTGCCCACCGAGCTGGCCGCACCGCTCCCCGAATCCGTCTCGTTCGAGGAAGCCGCCGGGGCCGCGCTCGTCGGCGTCACCGCGTGGCAGTCGCTCATCGCAACCGCGAGCTTAGAACCCGCAGAGACGGTGCTCATCCACGGCGGCAGCGGCGGTGTTGGCCACATGGCCGTCCAAATCGCCAGCGCCACGGGCGCACGGGTGGTCACCACAGCCTCCCCGAAGTACCACGGCACGCTCGAGGAACTGGGCGCGGACGTGGTGCTCGACTACGCGCGCGACGACTTACAAGACGCAATCGAAGGCGCAGGCAGACCAGACGTGATTCTCGACCACCGCCTCGATGAGTACCTGCCGCTCGATTGTGAGGTGGCGGCGAAAGGCGCTCGCATCGTCGCCATCGGGAACGAGGACCCGGAAGCCACCTTCCCGAGCGTGCCCGCCGCCCGCGCGAAAGCACTCTCCGTACACCACGTCTCGATGTTCAATACGCCCGACATCGGGGCCGTCCTCGCACGACTCGGCACGCTGATGGACGACGGGGCACTCACGCCGCTCGTCCACGAGACCTACGCGCTTGATGAGGTGGCAGCCGCCCATGACGCCGTTCTCGCAGAGAGTTTCCTCGGCAAACTCGTGGTCACGCCCTGA
- the sucC gene encoding ADP-forming succinate--CoA ligase subunit beta, translated as MKLHEYQAKDIFANAGIPTPDSALATTVDEVVEAAESLGYPVAVKAQVHVGGRGKAGGIKLVSDEDEAREAADAILGMDLKGYTVESVLVEEAVDFVDELYVGVTMDRGEGKPVAMVSTKGGVNIEEVAEETPEAIAREHIDPAFGMHPYQARRAVYGAGVDADVARQVSSILQTLFQLWDDKDASDIEVNPLMVTSDNEVVAADAVMNIDDDALFRQPDLAELEEEAYEDDLERKAGEYGFDYVRLKGNVGIIGNGAGLVMTTLDLVDYYGGKPANFLDIGGGAKASRVANALDMVFSDPNVDSVVFNIFGGITRGDEVAKGINEALESFDEIPKPVIVRLAGTNAKEGMEILNTDLVQVEGTLESAVQAAVARAEEVQ; from the coding sequence ATGAAGCTGCACGAGTATCAAGCGAAGGATATCTTCGCAAACGCGGGGATTCCAACGCCAGACTCGGCGCTCGCAACCACCGTAGACGAGGTTGTCGAGGCTGCTGAGTCGCTTGGTTATCCCGTAGCGGTGAAGGCCCAAGTTCACGTCGGTGGTCGTGGCAAGGCCGGAGGCATCAAACTCGTTTCCGACGAAGACGAGGCGCGAGAGGCAGCCGACGCAATTCTCGGCATGGACCTCAAAGGCTACACCGTCGAGAGCGTTCTCGTCGAGGAAGCCGTCGACTTCGTCGATGAACTCTACGTCGGCGTGACGATGGACCGCGGCGAGGGCAAGCCCGTGGCCATGGTCTCGACGAAAGGTGGGGTCAACATCGAAGAGGTCGCAGAGGAAACCCCCGAGGCAATTGCCCGGGAACACATCGACCCGGCATTCGGCATGCACCCATACCAGGCCCGTCGCGCCGTCTACGGCGCTGGTGTGGACGCAGACGTCGCCCGTCAGGTCTCCTCGATTCTCCAGACGCTGTTCCAGCTCTGGGACGACAAGGACGCGAGCGACATCGAGGTCAACCCGCTGATGGTCACTTCAGACAACGAGGTCGTCGCGGCAGACGCCGTCATGAACATCGACGACGACGCGCTGTTCCGCCAGCCAGACCTCGCGGAACTCGAAGAGGAAGCCTACGAGGACGACTTAGAGCGCAAAGCCGGCGAGTACGGCTTCGACTACGTCCGTCTCAAGGGCAACGTCGGCATCATCGGCAACGGCGCAGGGCTCGTCATGACGACGCTCGACCTCGTCGACTACTACGGTGGCAAGCCAGCCAACTTCCTCGACATCGGTGGCGGCGCAAAGGCCTCCCGCGTGGCGAACGCGCTGGACATGGTCTTCTCCGACCCGAACGTCGACTCTGTTGTCTTCAACATCTTTGGCGGCATCACCCGCGGTGACGAGGTGGCGAAGGGTATCAACGAAGCGCTCGAAAGCTTCGACGAGATTCCAAAGCCCGTCATCGTCCGTCTCGCAGGGACGAACGCCAAAGAGGGCATGGAGATTCTGAACACCGACCTCGTGCAGGTCGAAGGCACGCTTGAATCGGCCGTTCAAGCGGCTGTTGCACGCGCAGAGGAGGTTCAATAA
- the sucD gene encoding succinate--CoA ligase subunit alpha yields the protein MSVFVDKDTRVVVQGITGGEGKFHTEQMMEYGTNVVAGAVPGKGGQEVKGVPVYDTVSEAVEEEDADASVVFVPPAFAADAIFEALDSDLDLVVAITEGVPTQDMAKVYKRLSEVDTRLIGPNCPGLITPGEAKLGILPGNIFSDGNVGLVSRSGTLTYQVVDSLTQRGIGQTTAIGIGGDPIIGTSFVDALEAFENDPETEAVVMCGEIGGEDEEEAAAFIAEHMDTPVAGFIAGRTAPPGKRMGHAGAIVSGSGTGTAESKINALNDAGAPVGDTPEEVADYIEEFL from the coding sequence ATGAGTGTATTTGTCGATAAGGACACCCGCGTCGTCGTCCAAGGGATTACGGGCGGCGAAGGGAAGTTCCACACCGAACAGATGATGGAGTACGGGACGAACGTCGTCGCCGGTGCCGTTCCGGGCAAGGGCGGTCAAGAAGTGAAGGGCGTCCCCGTCTACGACACCGTCAGTGAAGCCGTCGAGGAAGAGGACGCGGACGCATCCGTTGTCTTCGTCCCACCAGCGTTCGCCGCAGACGCCATCTTCGAGGCACTCGACTCCGACCTTGACCTCGTCGTGGCCATCACCGAAGGCGTCCCAACGCAGGACATGGCGAAGGTGTACAAGCGCCTCTCCGAGGTCGACACCCGCCTCATCGGTCCGAACTGCCCCGGCCTCATCACGCCGGGTGAAGCCAAACTCGGCATCCTGCCGGGCAACATCTTCTCCGACGGCAACGTCGGGCTTGTCTCCCGGTCGGGGACGCTCACCTACCAAGTCGTGGACAGCCTGACTCAGCGCGGGATTGGCCAGACCACGGCAATCGGTATCGGTGGCGACCCAATCATCGGCACGTCGTTCGTCGACGCGCTCGAAGCGTTCGAGAACGACCCAGAGACCGAAGCCGTCGTCATGTGCGGTGAAATCGGTGGCGAGGACGAAGAGGAAGCCGCCGCGTTCATCGCAGAGCACATGGACACGCCGGTCGCTGGCTTCATCGCTGGCCGCACGGCTCCACCAGGAAAGCGCATGGGCCACGCGGGCGCAATCGTCTCCGGCTCGGGGACGGGCACCGCAGAGTCCAAAATCAACGCGCTCAACGACGCGGGCGCACCAGTCGGCGACACCCCAGAGGAAGTCGCAGACTACATCGAAGAGTTCCTCTAA
- a CDS encoding DUF378 domain-containing protein, whose translation MQYEGRIRASVLDWASLILVIVGALNWGLVGIGGFINANWNVVNLIFGSIPTLENLIYLLVGLAGVYELYFAYQLYSARAEKPMAEKPA comes from the coding sequence ATGCAGTATGAAGGCAGAATTAGAGCAAGCGTTCTCGACTGGGCATCGCTCATCCTCGTTATCGTGGGTGCGCTTAACTGGGGTCTCGTCGGGATTGGGGGCTTTATCAATGCCAACTGGAACGTAGTGAATCTCATCTTCGGCTCGATTCCGACGCTTGAGAACCTCATCTATCTCCTCGTTGGCCTCGCGGGCGTCTACGAGCTGTACTTCGCGTACCAGCTCTACTCCGCACGCGCCGAGAAACCGATGGCAGAAAAGCCCGCATAA
- a CDS encoding NADH:flavin oxidoreductase, with amino-acid sequence MKSETSLFDKLTLGSLTLDNRVGLAPMTRTSATEDGTATAEMARYYAKFARGGFSFLITEGTYTDKTHSQGYHNQPGLATDEQAASWERVVDAVHDEDSAIFAQLMHAGSQAQGNRFTDETIAPAAVQPKGEQSPLYGGEGEFPVPRKMTHEDISSVIEGFAASAKRAEDAGFDGVEIHSANGYLLHTFLSAEYNTRDDEYGGTAENRVRFTRDIVEAIQEATADDFGVGVRISQAMVSDEEHKWDGGEDDAAVFFDALSEAGADYIHTTDGDATAPTFGDDGPTLAEAAVEHGDVPVIANGGLGDPEAAREVIDSGATLFTLGTSALANPDWPTKVANNEALSDFDFEKTLLPKATISDFEVPAPADD; translated from the coding sequence ATGAAATCAGAGACGTCCCTCTTCGACAAACTCACTCTCGGGTCGCTCACACTCGACAACCGCGTCGGTCTCGCACCAATGACGAGAACGAGCGCGACCGAGGACGGAACTGCAACCGCGGAGATGGCTCGCTACTACGCGAAGTTCGCCCGTGGCGGCTTTTCGTTCCTCATCACCGAGGGCACCTACACCGACAAAACCCACAGTCAGGGGTATCACAACCAGCCCGGCCTCGCAACCGATGAGCAGGCCGCCTCGTGGGAACGCGTCGTGGACGCGGTACACGACGAAGACAGCGCCATCTTCGCTCAACTGATGCACGCTGGGTCACAGGCACAGGGCAACCGCTTCACGGACGAGACCATCGCGCCCGCCGCCGTCCAGCCAAAAGGCGAACAGAGTCCCCTCTACGGCGGCGAAGGCGAGTTCCCCGTCCCGCGCAAGATGACACACGAAGACATCTCCTCGGTCATTGAGGGCTTCGCCGCCTCCGCAAAACGCGCCGAAGACGCTGGTTTCGACGGCGTGGAGATTCACAGCGCGAACGGGTACCTGCTCCACACGTTCCTCTCTGCTGAGTACAACACGCGCGACGACGAGTACGGTGGCACAGCCGAAAATCGTGTTCGCTTCACCCGCGACATTGTCGAAGCCATCCAAGAAGCCACCGCAGACGACTTCGGCGTCGGCGTCCGCATCTCACAGGCGATGGTGAGCGACGAAGAACACAAATGGGATGGCGGCGAAGACGACGCCGCCGTCTTCTTCGACGCCCTGAGCGAGGCTGGTGCAGACTACATCCACACGACCGACGGCGACGCAACCGCCCCAACGTTCGGTGACGACGGGCCGACGCTCGCCGAAGCCGCCGTTGAACACGGCGACGTCCCCGTCATCGCAAACGGTGGCCTCGGCGACCCCGAGGCGGCTCGTGAGGTCATCGACTCCGGCGCAACGCTGTTCACGCTCGGAACGAGTGCGCTCGCAAACCCGGACTGGCCAACGAAGGTCGCAAACAACGAGGCACTCTCCGACTTCGACTTCGAAAAGACGCTGTTGCCAAAAGCCACCATCAGCGACTTCGAAGTTCCGGCCCCCGCTGACGACTGA
- a CDS encoding aldo/keto reductase, which yields MPRLGLGTYGMKGDEATQAVETALDIGYRHIDTAQHYDNEDAVGAGIAQSAVPRDELFVATKLWPDKLGYDDVLSGAQESLDRLSLDSLDLLYVHWPAGEYDPEATLAAFDELYEAGSIEHVGVSNFTTDLLDEAREHLDAPIFAHQVECHPLLQQQNLRIYGAGHDIELVAYSPIARNEVANNSDIEAVAENYDATPAQISLAWLRANGITAIPKSSNEQHLRANFESQFIELTTADKERLDGLDVENRLIDSDFAPW from the coding sequence ATGCCTCGACTCGGCCTCGGGACGTACGGGATGAAAGGCGACGAGGCGACACAAGCGGTCGAGACGGCACTCGACATTGGCTATCGGCACATCGACACGGCCCAACACTACGATAACGAGGACGCCGTCGGCGCGGGAATCGCACAGTCGGCTGTCCCACGAGACGAGCTGTTCGTCGCGACGAAACTCTGGCCAGACAAGCTCGGCTACGACGACGTCCTCTCAGGGGCACAGGAGAGTCTCGACCGCCTCAGCCTCGACTCCCTCGACCTGCTCTACGTTCATTGGCCAGCGGGCGAGTACGACCCTGAAGCCACGCTCGCTGCGTTCGACGAGTTGTACGAAGCTGGCAGCATCGAACACGTCGGCGTCTCGAATTTCACGACTGACTTGCTCGACGAGGCGCGAGAGCACCTCGACGCGCCGATTTTCGCGCATCAAGTCGAATGCCACCCACTCCTTCAGCAGCAAAATCTGCGCATCTACGGCGCAGGCCACGACATCGAACTCGTCGCCTACTCACCGATTGCGCGAAACGAGGTGGCTAACAATTCCGACATCGAAGCCGTCGCCGAGAACTACGACGCGACACCGGCCCAGATTAGCCTGGCGTGGCTCCGGGCGAACGGGATTACCGCAATTCCGAAGTCGAGCAACGAGCAGCATCTTCGCGCGAATTTTGAGAGCCAGTTCATTGAACTGACGACCGCGGACAAAGAGCGCCTTGACGGTCTCGACGTAGAAAACCGACTCATCGACTCAGATTTCGCGCCGTGGTAG